The proteins below come from a single Burkholderia humptydooensis genomic window:
- a CDS encoding DUF2244 domain-containing protein gives MEAANGLHDGLHDAEPVLADWLMKRNCSASPRQFVAFYVSLAAFSLLIAVLLSWRGAWLVLPFTGVELLAVGVAFAIYARHAVDYERIRLFPHRLVIERMSAERLTQIELNPRWVRVEPGASPRDPVTLVSRGESVVVGQHLAQYRRAQFARELRASLSRCG, from the coding sequence ATGGAAGCAGCGAACGGGTTGCACGACGGGTTGCACGACGCCGAACCGGTCCTCGCGGACTGGCTGATGAAGCGCAACTGCTCGGCGTCTCCACGCCAGTTCGTGGCGTTCTACGTGTCGCTCGCGGCGTTTTCGCTGTTGATCGCGGTCCTGTTGTCGTGGCGCGGAGCGTGGCTCGTGCTGCCTTTCACCGGGGTCGAGTTGCTGGCGGTGGGCGTCGCGTTTGCCATCTACGCGCGCCATGCAGTCGATTACGAACGCATCCGGCTGTTTCCTCACCGGCTCGTCATCGAGCGGATGAGCGCGGAGCGGCTGACGCAGATCGAATTGAATCCGCGCTGGGTGCGGGTCGAGCCGGGTGCGTCGCCGCGCGATCCCGTCACATTGGTGTCGCGCGGAGAGTCCGTCGTGGTCGGGCAGCACCTCGCGCAATACCGGCGCGCGCAGTTCGCGCGCGAACTGCGCGCGTCGCTTTCGCGCTGCGGCTGA
- a CDS encoding methyltransferase domain-containing protein: protein MSPASAKTGRPAYDPRRLRRIFDRRAAAFDAVSFLPREIAQRMRERLDYIKVNPAGVLDAGCGTGDDLPLLRARFPEAPVFGVDASGGMLARAAARDTAETSWRRFLPATLTKALGHRGPRVAQADFSALPFASGAFDLLWSNFALHWHARPDLVFPEWHRVLRVDGLLMFSTLGPDTLRELRAACADAAAAAGGARAVARVIDFVDMHDLGDMLVESGFEIPVMDQETLTVTYKSADSLLADVRRLGAYPFERGASGHASRRLRAALYDALEARRRDDGTIPLTFEVIYGHAWKAAPRTTAEGFGIVRVQDIGKGRPKRS from the coding sequence ATGTCCCCAGCTTCCGCAAAAACCGGCCGTCCGGCCTACGATCCGCGGCGCTTGCGGCGGATCTTCGACCGCCGCGCCGCCGCGTTCGACGCCGTGTCGTTCCTGCCGCGCGAGATTGCGCAGCGGATGCGCGAGCGCCTAGACTACATCAAGGTGAACCCGGCGGGCGTGCTCGATGCGGGCTGCGGCACGGGCGACGACCTGCCGCTGCTGCGCGCGCGCTTTCCGGAAGCGCCCGTGTTCGGCGTCGACGCGTCGGGCGGGATGCTCGCGCGCGCGGCCGCGCGCGACACGGCCGAGACGAGCTGGCGCCGGTTCCTGCCGGCGACGCTCACGAAAGCGCTCGGCCATCGCGGGCCGCGCGTCGCGCAAGCCGATTTCTCCGCGCTGCCGTTCGCGAGCGGCGCGTTCGATCTCCTCTGGTCCAACTTCGCGCTGCATTGGCACGCGCGTCCCGATCTCGTGTTCCCCGAATGGCATCGCGTGCTGCGCGTCGACGGGCTGCTGATGTTCAGCACGCTCGGCCCCGACACGCTGCGCGAGCTGCGCGCCGCGTGCGCGGACGCGGCCGCCGCGGCGGGCGGCGCGCGCGCCGTCGCGCGCGTGATCGATTTCGTCGACATGCACGACCTCGGCGACATGCTCGTCGAGAGCGGCTTCGAGATTCCGGTGATGGACCAGGAGACGCTGACCGTCACGTACAAGTCCGCCGATTCGCTGCTCGCCGACGTGCGCCGCCTCGGCGCGTATCCGTTCGAGCGCGGCGCGTCGGGCCATGCGTCGCGCCGCCTGCGCGCGGCGCTGTACGACGCGCTCGAAGCGCGCCGGCGCGACGACGGAACGATTCCGCTCACGTTCGAAGTGATCTACGGGCATGCATGGAAGGCGGCGCCGCGCACGACGGCGGAAGGCTTCGGCATCGTGCGCGTGCAGGACATCGGCAAAGGGCGGCCGAAGCGTTCATGA